Proteins encoded within one genomic window of Neoarius graeffei isolate fNeoGra1 chromosome 18, fNeoGra1.pri, whole genome shotgun sequence:
- the LOC132865781 gene encoding LOW QUALITY PROTEIN: serine/threonine-protein kinase pim-2-like (The sequence of the model RefSeq protein was modified relative to this genomic sequence to represent the inferred CDS: inserted 2 bases in 1 codon): MCVSICGPSDTHRLPLEVALLELVCKPPHCPHVIKLLEWFETPKAFILVLEQPEPCVDLFQFCKDVKMSENTAQIIMQQIVNAARHCRDRGVIHRDIKEGNILINPQTLEVKLINFGCGDLLKDTPYTEYAGSQKFQPPEWIVAKKYEAEPXGILLYSLLFGEKPFNGPQEIVDGHLNFPDDLSEASCSLIGWCLQRNPKRRPTLEQILAHHWF, from the exons atgtgcgtatcgatctGTGGG CCCAGTGACACGCACAGACTCCCTCTTGAGGTGGCACTACTAGAGCTCGTGTGCAAGCCACCTCACTGTCCACATGTGATAAAGCTGCTGGAATGGTTCGAGACGCCCAAAGCCTTCATCTTGGTCCTAGAGCAGCCTGAACCCTGCGTTGATCTCTTCCAGTTCTGTAAAGATGTGAAAATGTCTGAAAATACAGCTCAAATTATTATGCAGCAAATTGTCAACGCTGCACGTCATTGCCGTGACCGAGGTGTGATCCATCGTGACATCAAGGAAGGAAACATTCTCATCAACCCTCAGACGCTTGAAGTGAAGCTGATCAATTTTGGCTGTGGTGATCTGCTTAAGGACACGCCCTACACGGAATATGCAG GCTCCCAGAAGTTCCAACCACCTGAATGGATCGTTGCAAAAAAGTATGAGGCGGAACC GGGTATACTCCTGTACAGCCTATTATTTGGAGAAAAACCTTTTAATGGACCACAAGAGATTGTTGATGGCCACCTGAACTTCCCTGATGATCTGTCTGAAG CTTCCTGCAGTCTGATAGGATGGTGCCTGCAACGAAACCCTAAAAGACGACCAACGCTGGAGCAGATCCTCGCACATCACTGGTTCTGA